A single Desulfomicrobium macestii DNA region contains:
- a CDS encoding tyrosine-type recombinase/integrase, producing the protein MIREKSKKYPGVYWRQDEKTGERSYYIRYRLGGRESKLIDEPVGKSSAAMTEAKAAQVRVLRMTGKDQPNTERRAQEKAVKEAEAGRWTVQKIWDEYDKAHKDRSSAKPDRSYASYFLTDFGEKIPEDLVTLDIEHLRRDLAKRKSARTKKPLSAQTQKHVLALLKRMLKWAADMGHIAPPAHLKFKMPTVDNEKTEFMSEDQLQAYFEALDEEPDQDDAAFFRLALFTGIRKTALLNLQWSDVDLEGGYLTLRGAVAKNDKTQTVPLSQGAVQVLKRITRRESSYVWPGADGGPREGFTRMGRRLRKKAGLPKDFRPCHGLRHHFASTLASSGKVDLYSLQKLLTHGSSAMTQRYAHLSDEALKRAVATVDDMLSRQIPKESIGNNPTSLDNT; encoded by the coding sequence TTGATACGCGAGAAATCAAAAAAATACCCCGGCGTCTATTGGCGCCAGGATGAAAAAACCGGCGAGCGATCATATTATATCCGCTACCGGCTTGGCGGACGTGAATCAAAGCTTATCGATGAACCGGTCGGCAAATCCTCCGCAGCCATGACCGAGGCCAAAGCCGCGCAAGTGCGGGTCCTACGCATGACTGGTAAAGACCAACCCAATACCGAGCGCAGAGCCCAAGAGAAGGCCGTCAAGGAAGCTGAGGCCGGACGCTGGACCGTGCAAAAGATCTGGGACGAGTACGACAAAGCGCACAAAGACCGTTCCAGCGCTAAGCCTGACCGTTCTTATGCAAGCTATTTTCTGACCGACTTCGGTGAAAAGATCCCTGAAGATCTTGTGACCCTGGACATTGAACACCTGCGCAGAGACCTTGCCAAGCGCAAGAGCGCCAGAACCAAAAAGCCCCTTTCCGCTCAGACCCAGAAGCACGTCCTAGCCCTACTCAAGCGGATGCTCAAATGGGCGGCGGACATGGGGCACATTGCCCCGCCCGCGCACCTCAAATTCAAGATGCCTACCGTCGATAACGAGAAAACCGAGTTTATGAGTGAGGATCAACTTCAAGCATATTTTGAAGCATTGGATGAAGAACCCGACCAAGACGACGCGGCATTTTTTCGGCTGGCGCTCTTTACCGGCATCCGTAAGACCGCCCTTCTCAACCTCCAGTGGAGTGACGTGGACCTGGAAGGCGGCTACCTGACCTTACGCGGTGCCGTGGCGAAGAATGACAAGACACAGACCGTTCCGCTCTCCCAAGGCGCGGTCCAGGTGCTGAAGAGGATCACGCGCAGAGAAAGTTCCTACGTGTGGCCCGGTGCTGACGGTGGTCCTAGAGAGGGGTTCACGCGCATGGGGCGGCGACTGAGGAAGAAAGCAGGGCTTCCAAAGGATTTCCGACCATGTCACGGCTTGCGGCATCATTTCGCATCTACGCTGGCCAGTTCCGGCAAGGTGGATTTGTACAGCTTGCAAAAACTCCTGACACACGGAAGCAGCGCCATGACACAACGGTATGCGCATTTAAGCGATGAGGCCCTAAAGCGGGCAGTGGCGACGGTGGACGACATGCTAAGTCGACAGATCCCCAAAGAGTCTATTGGTAACAACCCAACATCTTTGGATAATACGTAA
- a CDS encoding type II toxin-antitoxin system HicA family toxin, translated as MAEDGKIKKCYDKLVRSPSNTSFEEFCACAESAGFIFKRQSGSHILYQHKDHPAEMMNFQNDKGKAKLYQVRQLIKFIEAYILTD; from the coding sequence ATGGCAGAGGATGGCAAAATCAAGAAGTGCTACGACAAACTCGTTAGATCACCGAGCAACACCTCGTTTGAAGAGTTTTGCGCGTGTGCAGAGTCTGCAGGATTTATATTTAAACGCCAATCAGGATCTCACATTCTATATCAACACAAAGATCACCCCGCCGAGATGATGAATTTTCAAAATGATAAAGGAAAAGCTAAACTTTACCAAGTCAGGCAACTGATTAAATTTATCGAAGCCTATATATTAACCGACTAA
- a CDS encoding type II toxin-antitoxin system HicB family antitoxin has translation MLKHGFTVLWSDEDNCFIATCPDFPGLSAFGESPEEALREANVALSLFLDEFQESGKNAPLPKTLVHNNYSGQTRLRMPKTLHKDLAESAENEGVSLNTWIIKLLSESNAISRVENKLECIARKQTIELATKVQKQNPEKSGTSFVLQQDFMYEQDLNGEDYGQAKTYIN, from the coding sequence ATGCTTAAGCACGGATTTACCGTTCTTTGGAGCGACGAGGACAATTGCTTTATTGCAACGTGCCCAGATTTTCCTGGATTATCTGCGTTTGGTGAAAGCCCAGAAGAAGCTTTAAGAGAAGCAAATGTTGCTCTATCCTTGTTTTTAGACGAATTCCAAGAATCAGGAAAAAACGCTCCTTTACCAAAAACTTTAGTCCATAATAATTATAGCGGCCAAACACGTTTAAGGATGCCAAAAACTCTACATAAAGATCTCGCAGAAAGTGCAGAGAATGAAGGAGTGTCGCTTAATACATGGATTATTAAACTCCTTTCTGAATCAAACGCGATATCAAGAGTTGAAAATAAACTTGAATGCATTGCAAGAAAACAAACTATAGAACTTGCCACAAAAGTACAAAAACAAAATCCTGAAAAATCGGGTACAAGTTTTGTATTACAACAAGATTTTATGTATGAACAAGATTTAAACGGTGAGGACTATGGACAAGCAAAAACTTATATTAACTAA